From the genome of Sphingobacterium sp. UGAL515B_05:
GATAGAGAGTTTACCTATCCCTGCGATAATGTGACCATCATTAAACGCGCTTTGCGGAATTTGATGTCAGCCTACGAGGAACATGAAAGTTCAAGCAAGCAACAGGAAATCAGAGCGCTTTTCGAATTGCTTGGCTGAACTATTATGCTTTCAACTAAAATTGGGGAGTTGATCTCCCGTCCAAAAAGATATAATTAGGAGTAAGTGTACCATATTTTTTAGCAGTTATTTCGGGTGAAGCATTGCCCTGATCCGTTAATAGAAACCTCGATATGGTTTTATTTGTTAAATCTGACACATAGAAGAATTTCCCTTCATTGAGGCGGTCGTCTATTGCTATTCCCCAAGGCTCTTCCAACCCTGTATTTGTACCTCCAACAACATAATCAGGCGAAATTTCTTTATCACCTGCTCCACTAAAGATCTCATCCGGATTTTTAAAGAATAACACTTCTTTTCCGGCAGTTACCGCTAATAATTTTTTATTGATCGCATAACATACAGGCCCCAATCCTGTTTTTCCTTTAATGTATACTTTCATCACAGGGCGAAAGTTGTCGGAGATCACAATCGTATCTTTGGCACGGTCAATTAATTCTGTTTTAAGTCCGGTATAAACAGCGAAACCACTTCCTTTGTTTGTTCCATCATTATTAAATCCTACCAAAACGGCTTTCTCGTTACCGCTTCCAATTAGTGTTAAGGAGCTCGGAACAACTTTCCCTAGATTAATCTGCTTATCGATAATTCTAGCGCCGCCGTTAGAACCTTTTCCACTGGGGTTTGCAATTGCATAAAGCATCGATCTATCCGTGTCTTTATCTGATACCGCAAGGAGGAAGGGTATAGTTGATGATCCAGAAGTACCATTCTGCTGGGCATAAGTATAAAATCCTAATCCTTTCACATTTGTGAACCCTGTATAGCCAATGTTAACAGAAGTACCAGGGATACCATAAATATCATTGTTAAAAGGAATATACCTAATAAAAGTGTCTTGGGTCGCGGCTCCAGTTGCGCTCGCCTGGAAAACAGCCTTCGCATCGGGACTAAAAATAATTGGTCCTCCTCCCTTTGCCGGAGACAGATATTGGTAGATATTATCCAAATTGTTGGTATCGGCCGGATCGACAATCATCATATTTTTAAGCGAAGAATTACTTGCCTGATAATCTGAGAAAGAGATATATAATCTTGATATCTGCGTGACACGTCCAATATTGCTTGGTTCATCATCCAATTTCTTACAGGCAGTGAAACCTATTATACTGGCAAAGAATAGAATAATACAGGATTGAAACGAAAATTTCATATATTTTTTATTAAAAATAGCGTATTGCGTTAAACATACAAATCTACGAATATATGCAGAATATCAATGCATTTATATGATTCTTTTAAGGGAAAACCCTACGAAGTAAAAACGGAAATATTTGTCAATTCGCTACTTTTTGATTAAAATTGCCTTTGTTTTTGTTAGCATATACGATTATGGAAAATAAGGAATTTGTAAGGGAGAGGTTGACATTACCGGGAGAAGGCAAGAAATTACTTTTACACTCCTGCTGTGCTCCTTGTTCTGGAGAAGTGATGGAAGCACTGATTGCTTCAGATATCGATTTTACGATTTATTTTTACAATCCCAATATTCATCCCCGCAAAGAATATGATTTACGCAAAGACGAGAACATCCGATTTGCGGAAAAACACAATATTCCTTTTATTGATGCCGATTACGATGTTGACCATTGGTTTGATTTGGCTAAGGGAATGGAGCAAGAGCCCGAAAGAGGCATCCGTTGCACCATGTGTTTTGATATGCGTTTTGAAAAAACAGCGGAATATGCAGCTGCCAATGGTTTTGATGTGATTTCAAGTTCACTGGGTATATCACGCTGGAAAAACATGGAGCAGATCAATGACTGTGGTTTACGCGCGGCCTCTCGCCATGAAGGGATGGAATATTGGACATTCAACTGGCGCAAGAAAGGTGGTTCTGCCCGTATGCTGGAGGTCTCTAAAAAGGAGAAATTCTATATGCAGGAATATTGCGGCTGTGCTTATTCACTACGCGACACCAACAAGTGGCGTATGGCAAATGGGCGTGAAAAGATAGAGTTAGGCAAAAATTATTATGAATAAGCCCTGTTACCGGTGTATATAAAGCTTTGCTTCGGAATATTTAAAAAAATATTTCTATCCTAATGATTTTATACATACCTTTGCAGGCTCAAATGCAAGATTGTGAAACATCTAAAACAATACAGAATTCCCTTTTCGGGGCTCAACGCTGGAAAGCACAATTTTGAGTTTGACATTAATAAAAAGTTCTTTGACTGCTACGAACATTCGATTGTAAAAGACGGCAATCTAAAAGCAGAGGTTGAATTGCAAAAACAGGAAAATCTTTTGATTTTGCATTTTGATATCCAAGGTGAAATTCAATTGACTTGTGATACCTGCTTAAAAGAGTTTATGTCGCCGATTTCAATTCAAGAACGAATATTAGTCAAATTCACGGATGAAGATTGGACAGATAATACCGAAGAGGTGTTGATTTTATCCAAAAGCGACCATGAGTTGGATATAGCTGAATTATTCTATGAATACATTAATTTAGCTGTTCCCTATATCGTAAAATGTGAAGAGCAGGGACAGGGGATACAATGTGATCCTGAGATGCTCGCATTATTCAAAAGCGAGCCAGATTCAGAGGAACAAAAAGAAGAAGAAATTATCGACCCACGTTGGGAAGCATTGAGAAATATTAAAAATAACTAAAACAAAAATACGAGATGGCACATCCAAAACGTAAAACTTCTAAATCAAGAAGAGACAAAAGAAGAACACATTATAAAGCTGAAGCTCCAAGCTTGACAGTATGTAAAGAAACTGGCGCAGTTCATTTACCTCACCGTGCATATACTGTAGACGGAAACTTGTACTACAACGGTAAATTGATCATTGAAAATACAGCTGTTGTCTAAGGTAAACCTTTCATAACACCAAAACATCCCAGACAAGCACTATTTTAGAAATTTGCTTTACTTTGGGATGTTTTTTGCGTATTATTGATTTACTAAATAATAACGGATGAAGATTGGTTTAGATATTTTAGGAGGAGATTATGCTCCTAAAGCAACGATAACAGGTGCTATTGAAGCACAAAAACAGCTTACTGGAGACCAAAAGATAGTCCTTTTTGGTAATACTGAAGAGACTAAACAATTAATCAATCAAGCCGGAGGAAATTCATCTGACTTTGAATATGTAGAGGCTCCAGAAGTCATTGCAATGGGTGAACATCCAACCAAAGCAATAACTCAAAAACCCAACTCAAGTATTGCGAAGGGATTTGAATATTTAAAAAACAAAGAAATTGACTCATTCGCTTCTGCTGGTAATACCGGTGCCATGCTTGTGGGCTCAATGTTCAGCGTTAAAGCTATCCCAGGCGTATTGCGTCCTGCTATAGCATCCATTGTTCCCAAATTAAAATCAGGCTTCGGAATCTTACTGGACGTCGGCGCAAATGCAGACTGTAAACCAGAGATGTTGAACCAATTTGCAATCTTGGGAAGTGTCTTTGCCGAACATGTGTTTAATGTATCCAATCCTAAAGTTGGATTATTGAATATCGGAGAAGAAGAAGAAAAAGGAAACATCCTAACAACCTCTACCTACCCCCTACTAAAAGCCAACGACAAGATTAACTTTATCGGAAATGCAGAAGGCCGCGACCTATTTAGTGACCATGCCGACGTTTACGTCTGTGATGGGTTTACAGGTAATGTCGTCTTGAAACTTGCAGAATCATTTTATGTAGTAACGTTGAAAAAAGGTTTTAAAGATGATTTCTTCGACCGATTCAACTACGAACAGTACGGCGGTAGCCCCATTTTGGGAGTTAATGCTCCTGTCATTATTGGCCATGGTATTTCGACACCTGAGGCCATTAAAAATATGGTTTTATTTTCAAGAGATATGATCGAGTCTAAGTTCATTGACAGCATCAGGTCTATTTTCAATTAGAATATTTATGTCAAAGATTCACGCCGCAATCACGGCTGTAAATGGTTACGTTCCGGATTACATCCTTACTAACAAAGAATTGGAAACAATGGTCGATACCAACGACGAATGGATTGTTTCCAGAACGGGGATCAAAGAGCGTCGCATCTTAAAAGGTGAAGGGCTTGCTACTTCAGATCTTGCTGTACCTGCTGTTCAAGGTTTATTGAAAAAAAGAGGTATAGCTGCTACAGATATTGACCTCATCATCTTTTGTACGAGTACCCCAGATATGCTGTTCCCCGCCACGGCTAATATTTTGGCCGATAAAATCGGAGCGACCAATGCATGGGGATTTGATCTTCAAGCCGCTTGCTCAGGTTTCTTGTTCGGTCTGAATACAGGAACACAGTTTATCACTGCGGGCACGCATAAAAAAGTCCTTGTTATCGGTGCAGATAAAATGTCTTCGGTAATCAATTACCAAGACCGTAATACCTGTATCCTCTTTGGCGATGGATGTGGATGTGTACTATTGGAACCAAATGAAGAAGGTTTAGGTATACAAGATGCTATTTTAAAAACCGATGGTTCCGGAGGACAATTTTTGAATATCAAAGGTGGGGGTTCACTTAATCCGGCCTCACATGCAACTGTAGATGCAGGATTACACTATGCCTACCAAGAAGGCCGTACAGTGTTCAAATTTGCGGTAACCAATATGGCAGATGTTGCGCACGAAGTTATGGTCAAGAATAACTTGAAATCAGAGGATATTGCTTGGTTGGTACCGCATCAGGCCAACAAACGTATCATTGATGCGACAGCAGAACGCGTGGGATTGCCAGAAGAGAAGGTTATGGTGAACATTCAAAAATATGGTAATACGACGAGTGGAACAATCCCTTTGTGTTTATGGGAATGGGAATCGCAATTGAAAAAAGGGGATAATCTTATCCTTGCTGCTTTCGGCGGTGGTTTTACCTGGGGATCCATCTATTTAAAATGGGCGTATTAATTGTCCATTTTATGGTATAATTTATTACTTTTGACAGTTAGAATTTTTTAGAAACAAACAAAACCTAGAATACTATGGGTATGGATATCAAACAAATTCAGGACTTGATTAAATTCGTTTCAAAATCAGGTGTGAATGAAGTCTCAATTGAAGAGCAAGATTTTAAAATTACAATAAAAACAAATCAAGAGCCTACGTATGTGACAGCTACTGTTCCCGCTGTTGCTCCTATCGCTGCTCCTCAAGTTGCGCAAGCAGCGGCACCAGCTCCTGTGGCTAGCCCTGCAGCACCAGCGGCAAACGCTGACGCAAACTTGATAACAATCAAATCACCAATGATCGGTACATTCTACCGTTCGGCTGGACCAGGTAAACCATCTTTCATCAATATCGGTGATGATATCAATACCGGTTCTGTTTTATGTATCGTTGAAGCAATGAAATTATTCAACGAAATTGAATCTGAAGTTTCAGGTAAAATCGTTAAGATTTTGGTAGAAGATGCTCAACCTGTTGAGTTTGACCAACCATTATTCTTAGTTGAGCCTAAGTAATTTACAACTACGTAAATGAATACATGTAGCCTCCAAAGGGCTACATTTTTTGCAAACTTCATAATTCAAGACAATGTTCAAAAAAATATTAATTGCAAATAGAGGCGAGATTGCCCTGCGCATTATCCGTACCTGTCGTGAAATGGGTATTAAGAGTGTTGCAGTATATTCGACTGCTGACAGAGACAGCTTACACGTGAGATTTGCGGACGAAGCCGTTTGTATTGGTCCTCCACCGAGTAGAGACTCTTACTTAAACATTCCAAATATTATTTCTGCAGCTGAATTGACAAATGCAGATGCGATTCATCCAGGATACGGCTTCTTATCGGAAAATGCACGCTTTTCAGCAATCTGTGCAGAATATGGTATCAAATTTATTGGTGCTACTGCAGAACAGATCGAAAAAATGGGTGATAAATCCCGTGCTAAGGATACCATGAAAAAAGCTGGTGTTCCTACCGTTCCAGGATCGGATGGTTTGATTTCAAACGTAAAAGAAGGTATTACATTAGCGAATGAAATCGGCTACCCAGTAATCATCAAAGCAACTGCTGGTGGTGGTGGTCGTGGTATGCGTATCATTTGGAAAGACGAAGAGTTCGAACCAGCTTGGGATTCTGCGCGTGTTGAATCTGCTGCGGCTTTCGGTAACGATGGCATCTACCTTGAAAAATATGTAGAAGAACCGCGTCACATCGAATTCCAAATTGTGGGCGATCAGTTCGGTACAGTATGTCACTTATCGGAACGTGACTGTTCAATACAACGTCGTCACCAAAAATTGATCGAAGAATCTCCATCCCCATTTATGACCCCTGAGTTAAGAGCTGAGATGGGTGAAGCTGCTGTTAAAGGTGCCAAAGCTGTAAATTATGAAGGTGCAGGTACCATTGAATTCTTGGTTGACAAACACCGTAATTTCTATTTCATGGAAATGAACACCCGTATACAGGTAGAACACCCTGTTACGGAAGAAGTTATCAATTTTGATTTGATCAAAGAACAGATAAAAGTGGCTGCAGGGATCCCAATTTCAGGAAAAAACTACGAACCAGGAATGCATGCGATTGAATGTCGTATCAATGCGGAGGATCCTTTTAACAATTTCCGTCCATCACCAGGTAAAATCACCAACTTCCACTCTCCAGGGGGGCATGGTGTCCGTGTAGATACACATGTTTATTCAGGTTATTCAATTCCGCCTAACTATGATTCTATGATTGCTAAATTGATCACTGTTGCGCAAACACGTGAGGAAGCAATTTGTACCATGGAACGTGCATTAAGCGAATTTGTCATTGAAGGGATCAAAACAACCATTCCTTTACATTTGAGATTGATGCGCGACCCTAACTTTAGAGCCGGAAATTTCACGACAAAGTTTATGGAAAC
Proteins encoded in this window:
- a CDS encoding epoxyqueuosine reductase QueH, encoding MENKEFVRERLTLPGEGKKLLLHSCCAPCSGEVMEALIASDIDFTIYFYNPNIHPRKEYDLRKDENIRFAEKHNIPFIDADYDVDHWFDLAKGMEQEPERGIRCTMCFDMRFEKTAEYAAANGFDVISSSLGISRWKNMEQINDCGLRAASRHEGMEYWTFNWRKKGGSARMLEVSKKEKFYMQEYCGCAYSLRDTNKWRMANGREKIELGKNYYE
- a CDS encoding DUF177 domain-containing protein; translated protein: MKHLKQYRIPFSGLNAGKHNFEFDINKKFFDCYEHSIVKDGNLKAEVELQKQENLLILHFDIQGEIQLTCDTCLKEFMSPISIQERILVKFTDEDWTDNTEEVLILSKSDHELDIAELFYEYINLAVPYIVKCEEQGQGIQCDPEMLALFKSEPDSEEQKEEEIIDPRWEALRNIKNN
- the rpmF gene encoding 50S ribosomal protein L32, with product MAHPKRKTSKSRRDKRRTHYKAEAPSLTVCKETGAVHLPHRAYTVDGNLYYNGKLIIENTAVV
- the plsX gene encoding phosphate acyltransferase PlsX, with product MKIGLDILGGDYAPKATITGAIEAQKQLTGDQKIVLFGNTEETKQLINQAGGNSSDFEYVEAPEVIAMGEHPTKAITQKPNSSIAKGFEYLKNKEIDSFASAGNTGAMLVGSMFSVKAIPGVLRPAIASIVPKLKSGFGILLDVGANADCKPEMLNQFAILGSVFAEHVFNVSNPKVGLLNIGEEEEKGNILTTSTYPLLKANDKINFIGNAEGRDLFSDHADVYVCDGFTGNVVLKLAESFYVVTLKKGFKDDFFDRFNYEQYGGSPILGVNAPVIIGHGISTPEAIKNMVLFSRDMIESKFIDSIRSIFN
- a CDS encoding beta-ketoacyl-ACP synthase III; amino-acid sequence: MSKIHAAITAVNGYVPDYILTNKELETMVDTNDEWIVSRTGIKERRILKGEGLATSDLAVPAVQGLLKKRGIAATDIDLIIFCTSTPDMLFPATANILADKIGATNAWGFDLQAACSGFLFGLNTGTQFITAGTHKKVLVIGADKMSSVINYQDRNTCILFGDGCGCVLLEPNEEGLGIQDAILKTDGSGGQFLNIKGGGSLNPASHATVDAGLHYAYQEGRTVFKFAVTNMADVAHEVMVKNNLKSEDIAWLVPHQANKRIIDATAERVGLPEEKVMVNIQKYGNTTSGTIPLCLWEWESQLKKGDNLILAAFGGGFTWGSIYLKWAY
- the accB gene encoding acetyl-CoA carboxylase biotin carboxyl carrier protein; translated protein: MGMDIKQIQDLIKFVSKSGVNEVSIEEQDFKITIKTNQEPTYVTATVPAVAPIAAPQVAQAAAPAPVASPAAPAANADANLITIKSPMIGTFYRSAGPGKPSFINIGDDINTGSVLCIVEAMKLFNEIESEVSGKIVKILVEDAQPVEFDQPLFLVEPK
- the accC gene encoding acetyl-CoA carboxylase biotin carboxylase subunit, encoding MFKKILIANRGEIALRIIRTCREMGIKSVAVYSTADRDSLHVRFADEAVCIGPPPSRDSYLNIPNIISAAELTNADAIHPGYGFLSENARFSAICAEYGIKFIGATAEQIEKMGDKSRAKDTMKKAGVPTVPGSDGLISNVKEGITLANEIGYPVIIKATAGGGGRGMRIIWKDEEFEPAWDSARVESAAAFGNDGIYLEKYVEEPRHIEFQIVGDQFGTVCHLSERDCSIQRRHQKLIEESPSPFMTPELRAEMGEAAVKGAKAVNYEGAGTIEFLVDKHRNFYFMEMNTRIQVEHPVTEEVINFDLIKEQIKVAAGIPISGKNYEPGMHAIECRINAEDPFNNFRPSPGKITNFHSPGGHGVRVDTHVYSGYSIPPNYDSMIAKLITVAQTREEAICTMERALSEFVIEGIKTTIPLHLRLMRDPNFRAGNFTTKFMETFDLTEYPAED